The following proteins come from a genomic window of Lycium ferocissimum isolate CSIRO_LF1 chromosome 4, AGI_CSIRO_Lferr_CH_V1, whole genome shotgun sequence:
- the LOC132052127 gene encoding large ribosomal subunit protein eL8z-like: MAPKKGVAVASKKKAAEKEKKVNPVFEKRPKQFGIGGAWHKQDLGRFVRMPKVVQLQRKKRILKMRLKVPPALNQFSKTLDKNLATNLFKMLLKYRPEDKAAKKERLVKRAQAEAEGKTPETKKPIIVKYGLKHITYLIEQNKAQLVVIAHDVDPIELVVWLPALCRKMEIPYCIVKGKARLGSIVHQKTASALCLTTVKNEDKMEFSRILEAIKANFNDKYEENRKKWGGGVMGSKSQARTKAKERVLAKEAAQRLN; this comes from the exons ATG GCTCCAAAGAAGGGTGTAGCAGTAGCATCAAAGAAGAAAGCAGcagagaaggagaagaaagtgAATCCAGTATTTGAGAAGAGGCCAAAGCAGTTCGGAATAGGTGGAGCATGGCACAAACAGGATCTAGGGAGGTTTGTGCGTATGCCAAAGGTTGTTCAGCTTCAAAGGAAGAAGAGGATTCTCAAGATGCGATTGAAAGTCCCTCCTGCTCTTAATCAGTTCTCCAAAACCCTTGACAAAAACCTCG CTACAAACCTCTTCAAGATGCTTCTGAAGTACAGGCCTGAGGACAAAGCTGCAAAGAAAGAGCGTCTTGTGAAAAGGGCTCAAGCTGAAGCTGAAGGAAAAACTCCTGAAACAAAGAAACCCATTATCGTGAAGTATGGGCTTAAGCACATCACTTACCTTATTGAGCAG AACAAAGCTCAGTTAGTAGTGATTGCTCATGATGTTGACCCAATAGAGTTGGTTGTCTGGCTTCCTGCACTATGCAGAAAGATGGAAATTCCTTACTGCATTGTTAAGGGGAAAGCACGTCTAGGATCG ATTGTGCACCAAAAAACTGCTTCAGCTCTGTGTTTGACAACCGTGAAGAATGAAGACAAAATGGAGTTCAGCAGAATTTTGGAGGCAATTAAG GCCAACTTCAATGACAAGTATGAGGAGAACAGGAAGAAGTGGGGAGGTGGTGTCATGGGTTCTAAATCACAGGCCAGGACCAAGGCCAAAGAGAGGGTTCTTGCCAAGGAAGCTGCCCAGAGATTGAACTAA
- the LOC132052126 gene encoding large ribosomal subunit protein eL8z-like, whose product MAPKKGVAVASKKKAAEKEKKVNPVFEKRPKQFGIGGAWHKQDLGRFVRMPKVVQLQRKKRILKMRLKVPPALNQFSKTLDKNLATNLFKMLLKYRPEDKATKKERLVKRAQAEAEGKTPETKKPIIVKYGLKHITYLIEQNKAQLVVIAHDVDPIELVVWLPALCRKMEIPYCIVKGKARLGSIVHQKTASALCLTTVKNEDKMEFSRILEAIKANFNDKYEENRKKWGGGIMGSKSQARTKAKERVLAKEAAQRLN is encoded by the exons ATG GCTCCAAAGAAGGGTGTAGCAGTAGCATCAAAGAAGAAAGCAGcagagaaggagaagaaagtgAATCCAGTATTTGAGAAGAGGCCAAAGCAGTTCGGTATAGGTGGGGCATGGCACAAACAGGATCTAGGGAGGTTTGTGCGTATGCCAAAGGTTGTCCAGCTTCAAAGGAAGAAGAGGATTCTCAAGATGCGATTGAAAGTCCCACCTGCTCTTAATCAGTTCTCCAAAACCCTCGACAAAAACCTCG CTACAAACCTCTTCAAGATGCTTCTGAAGTACAGGCCTGAGGACAAAGCTACAAAGAAAGAGCGTCTTGTGAAAAGGGCTCAAGCTGAAGCTGAAGGAAAAACTCCTGAAACAAAGAAACCCATTATCGTGAAGTATGGGCTTAAGCACATCACTTACCTTATTGAGCAG AACAAAGCTCAGTTAGTAGTGATTGCTCATGATGTTGACCCAATAGAGTTGGTTGTCTGGCTTCCTGCACTATGCAGAAAGATGGAAATTCCTTACTGCATTGTTAAGGGGAAAGCACGTCTAGGATCG ATTGTGCACCAAAAAACTGCTTCAGCTCTGTGTTTGACAACCGTGAAGAATGAAGACAAAATGGAGTTCAGCAGAATTTTGGAGGCAATTAAG GCCAACTTCAATGACAAGTACGAGGAGAACAGGAAGAAGTGGGGTGGTGGTATCATGGGTTCTAAATCACAGGCCAGGACCAAGGCCAAAGAGAGGGTTCTTGCCAAGGAAGCTGCCCAGAGATTGAACTAA